Genomic window (Pirellulaceae bacterium):
ATGCTGAAGGAGAAAACCACTACCTGGCTGCAACGGAAGCCATACAACGACTCAGAAATTCACTCACTCGTGACAATGAGTTGCGTCGTCGTGGCAGGAAGAATCGCCAACGTCGTTCCATTAAACGTGATTCTGGAGCGTTTTTTAACTCGTGATTAGCCGGGATGGGATCCACCATCGCCGGGCGCCGGCCCAATCTTGGCTGGTGCCCATTTTTTGTTGCTGAGGCACAATCTGTCCACGACAGAGATCACTTTCGCAGGACGAGAACTGGGCAGTGAGCCAGACGCACAACCCGTTCTGCGACCGACCCAAGTAAGATACGTTGCATGCCGCGTCGTCCGTGCGAAGGGATAACAATCAAGTCGCATTCGATTTCAGCAGCTAAATCGGTGATGACGTGTCCTGGATCTCCAAAGCTAATATTTATATTCGTTTTGGGATAATTTTTTAGTTTCTCGTCGATCGCTTCCCGGGCATGCGTCATGCGGCTCGCGTCATCGACGGACGCCCAAATTACGCCGGGCTCGGTAGCCGTCAGTTCCGGCAGGACATGGATGATGTGCAGATGGCTTGGATCGTCTACCAACTGGTGGCCAAGCACCATGGCTTCTTCTGATTCGGCCGAAAAGTCGTAGGGGACAACGACGCGTTTGCGGGGCAGGAAACCCATCAAAAATCCTCCGATTCAAATGATTTTCAAGGCAAGCAATTTGCGAGCAAAATAGGCAGAAAACGGCTTCGGGTTGTTGCTGTCAAGCCGCTTGCGGCACGTGAGAGACAAAGGGAAAATGTTTCTTGAAGCAATTATAGGCAACTCGTGTTGCGTCGCGCGCTATCTTAGACGAAAGTGGCGTAGAACGCACGACGATTTTGGCTGGAAGCATTCTCGCTTCCTTGCAAATAATGGTGTGGCAACTCACGCTGCGGAGAGGAATTA
Coding sequences:
- a CDS encoding universal stress protein, coding for MGFLPRKRVVVPYDFSAESEEAMVLGHQLVDDPSHLHIIHVLPELTATEPGVIWASVDDASRMTHAREAIDEKLKNYPKTNINISFGDPGHVITDLAAEIECDLIVIPSHGRRGMQRILLGSVAERVVRLAHCPVLVLRK